Proteins co-encoded in one Halorussus lipolyticus genomic window:
- a CDS encoding alpha-1 4-glucan-protein synthase — protein MSATEDICVVVPTIREYECMRAYFDNAREHGFDLDRLHVLLVTEDFCDTEEMADMLADEGVSGEVFDGTRREEWYEDHGIAEYGHVVPSASHAETSFGLLYIWANDFDYGFFIDDDTLPHDDFDFFGRHMRNLDYEGEIEEVSSDENWVNVLYQNFEDHGLYPRGYPYAAMDETVETATTEISDVVASQGLWTNVPDLDAVRILMDGDLQGQAQTRTSKADYTGDFVAGEGNYLTVCSMNLAFEREVIPAFYQLPMDENKWDVGRFDDIWSGVFLKRACDVLDKTIYNGFPLCEHNKAPRSTFGDLNNEVPGLELNEHLWEIVDETATNADSYAGVFEEMATELAEGDYDEYENGGFFNYVGEYMLDWLSALDELQSLQTAPAPADD, from the coding sequence ATGAGCGCGACCGAGGACATCTGCGTCGTCGTCCCGACGATACGAGAGTACGAGTGCATGCGGGCCTACTTCGACAACGCCCGCGAACACGGCTTCGACTTGGACCGACTTCACGTCCTGCTGGTGACCGAGGACTTCTGCGACACCGAGGAGATGGCCGACATGCTGGCCGACGAGGGCGTCTCGGGCGAAGTCTTCGACGGTACCCGGCGCGAGGAGTGGTACGAAGACCACGGTATCGCGGAGTACGGCCACGTCGTCCCGTCTGCGAGTCACGCCGAGACGAGTTTCGGCCTGTTGTACATCTGGGCCAACGACTTCGACTACGGCTTTTTCATCGACGACGACACCCTGCCCCACGACGACTTCGACTTCTTCGGTCGCCACATGCGGAACCTCGACTACGAGGGCGAAATCGAGGAGGTCTCGTCTGACGAAAACTGGGTCAACGTCCTCTACCAGAACTTCGAGGACCACGGTCTCTACCCCCGAGGATACCCCTACGCCGCGATGGACGAGACGGTCGAGACCGCCACGACCGAAATCTCCGACGTGGTGGCCTCGCAGGGCCTCTGGACCAACGTGCCGGACTTAGACGCCGTGCGAATCCTGATGGACGGCGACTTGCAGGGGCAGGCCCAGACCCGGACCTCCAAAGCCGACTACACCGGCGATTTCGTCGCTGGCGAGGGCAACTACCTCACCGTCTGCTCGATGAACCTCGCCTTCGAGCGCGAGGTCATCCCCGCCTTCTACCAACTCCCGATGGACGAGAACAAGTGGGACGTGGGCCGGTTCGACGACATCTGGTCGGGCGTCTTCCTCAAGCGGGCCTGTGACGTGCTGGACAAGACCATCTACAACGGGTTCCCGCTGTGCGAACACAACAAGGCTCCTCGCTCTACCTTCGGCGACCTGAACAACGAGGTGCCCGGTCTCGAACTCAACGAACACCTCTGGGAAATCGTGGACGAAACCGCCACAAACGCCGACTCCTACGCTGGCGTCTTCGAGGAGATGGCGACCGAACTCGCCGAGGGCGACTACGACGAGTACGAAAACGGCGGATTCTTCAACTACGTGGGCGAATACATGCTCGATTGGCTGTCTGCGCTGGACGAACTCCAGTCGCTCCAGACCGCGCCCGCACCGGCCGACGACTGA
- a CDS encoding 2-oxo acid dehydrogenase subunit E2: MRDRGPDPERVSPQKRLTAEYMQVAGRRSNVHGLVEIDVTNARERIRRIEEQTGTDLSFTAFVVACLATAVAEQPAVQRYHDWRGRIHEFEDVDVNLLVEREVEGERIGVPHVVRKANRRTIRSIHDEIRRVQADASSGPDAATAELARWLPGFVRRQLWRLPQLFPSRWTDLAGTVAVTSVGMFGTGNGWAISPTNYTLQLTIGGIGTKPRLIDGELESREYLSLTVTFDHDVVDGGQAARFVQRLGEHLEAGTGLDAASAD; this comes from the coding sequence ATGAGGGACCGAGGACCCGACCCCGAGCGCGTGTCTCCCCAGAAGCGGTTGACGGCGGAGTACATGCAGGTGGCGGGACGCCGGAGCAACGTCCACGGCCTCGTGGAAATCGACGTTACCAACGCCCGAGAGCGGATTCGGCGCATCGAGGAGCAGACCGGAACGGACCTCTCGTTCACGGCGTTCGTCGTCGCCTGTCTGGCGACCGCCGTGGCGGAACAGCCGGCGGTCCAGCGATACCACGACTGGCGAGGACGGATTCACGAGTTCGAGGACGTGGACGTGAATCTCCTCGTGGAGCGGGAAGTCGAGGGCGAGCGAATCGGCGTCCCGCACGTCGTCCGGAAAGCGAATCGGCGGACGATTCGGTCGATTCACGACGAGATTCGGCGCGTCCAAGCCGACGCTTCGAGCGGTCCCGACGCCGCAACCGCCGAACTCGCCCGCTGGCTTCCCGGATTCGTCCGCAGGCAACTCTGGCGGCTCCCGCAGTTGTTTCCCTCGCGGTGGACGGACCTCGCCGGCACCGTCGCCGTCACCTCCGTCGGCATGTTCGGCACCGGAAACGGGTGGGCCATCAGTCCCACCAACTACACCCTCCAGCTTACTATCGGCGGCATCGGCACCAAACCCCGCCTCATCGACGGTGAACTGGAGTCCAGAGAGTATCTGAGCCTCACCGTCACCTTCGACCACGACGTCGTGGACGGCGGCCAAGCCGCGCGGTTCGTCCAACGCCTCGGCGAACACTTGGAAGCCGGGACCGGCCTCGACGCCGCGTCCGCCGACTGA
- a CDS encoding acyl-CoA synthetase: protein MPLDYDQEREEFEWDIPEDYNLPAVIDDHAENFGDRLAVRFRDDETEAERTYADIRDDMNRFANALADLGVGEGDRVMHLFPRHPDAFAVQLGALTRGALLVPCSAMLKPKDLTFRANDCEAETVVVHEDLTEMVEPILSETPISRVVVLDADAETVDREDWHAFSDLLDGQGTAHDGPELSADDPMSINYTSGTTGQPKPVLHRHRWLRCFELVNAPYWWGVTQETDFSDELLWATTGTGWAKWFWSPVGVGLTTGASQFIYDGDFDARTFLDLMDEEDVTRLCAVPTQYRMFTQVDGLGDYDLALTEAVSAGEPLNREPIQEFEEAFGVTPRDGYGQTETVALVTNYPGIDVKPGSMGKPVPGIDVTLLDTQSEEEVEPGETGEIAVPVDSPAIFDGYYEKPDLDEKTFHGDYYRTGDLARMDEDGYFFFEGRADDIIISSGYRIGPFEVEDALVGHDAVAEAAAVASPHDERGNVVKAYVVLADDREGGDELTDELQNYMKEETAPYKYPRRIEYVDELPTTSSGKIRRIELRKEERQKFGE, encoded by the coding sequence ATGCCTCTCGACTACGACCAAGAGCGCGAGGAGTTCGAGTGGGACATCCCCGAAGACTACAACCTCCCGGCGGTAATCGACGACCACGCCGAAAACTTCGGCGACCGACTCGCGGTCCGGTTCCGAGACGACGAGACCGAGGCCGAACGCACCTACGCCGACATCCGCGACGACATGAACCGGTTCGCCAACGCGCTGGCCGACCTCGGCGTCGGCGAGGGCGACCGGGTGATGCACCTGTTCCCCCGGCACCCCGACGCCTTCGCCGTCCAGTTGGGTGCGCTGACCCGCGGAGCGTTGCTCGTGCCCTGTTCGGCCATGCTCAAGCCCAAGGACCTCACCTTCCGGGCGAACGACTGCGAGGCCGAAACCGTGGTGGTCCACGAGGACCTGACCGAGATGGTCGAACCGATTCTTTCCGAGACGCCGATTTCGCGCGTGGTCGTGCTGGACGCCGACGCCGAGACGGTGGACCGCGAGGACTGGCACGCATTCTCCGACCTCCTCGACGGGCAGGGAACCGCCCACGACGGCCCCGAACTCTCCGCCGACGACCCGATGTCCATCAACTACACCAGCGGGACCACCGGCCAACCCAAGCCGGTCCTGCACCGCCACCGCTGGCTCCGGTGCTTCGAACTCGTCAACGCGCCCTACTGGTGGGGCGTCACGCAGGAGACCGACTTCTCCGACGAACTCCTCTGGGCGACCACCGGCACCGGGTGGGCCAAGTGGTTCTGGAGTCCGGTCGGCGTCGGCCTGACGACCGGAGCGTCCCAGTTCATCTACGACGGCGATTTCGACGCCAGAACCTTCCTCGACCTGATGGACGAAGAGGACGTAACCCGACTCTGTGCGGTCCCGACCCAGTACCGGATGTTCACCCAAGTCGATGGTCTCGGCGACTACGACCTCGCGCTGACAGAGGCCGTCTCGGCGGGCGAACCCCTGAACAGGGAGCCGATTCAGGAGTTCGAGGAGGCCTTCGGCGTCACCCCGCGAGACGGCTACGGCCAGACCGAAACCGTCGCGCTCGTCACCAACTACCCCGGCATCGACGTGAAACCCGGAAGCATGGGCAAGCCCGTGCCCGGCATCGACGTGACGCTCCTCGATACCCAAAGCGAGGAGGAAGTCGAACCCGGCGAAACCGGCGAAATCGCGGTCCCGGTGGACTCGCCCGCCATCTTCGACGGCTACTACGAGAAGCCCGATTTGGACGAAAAAACCTTCCATGGCGACTACTACCGGACCGGTGACCTCGCCCGGATGGACGAAGACGGTTACTTCTTCTTCGAGGGCCGGGCCGACGACATCATCATCTCGTCTGGCTACCGAATCGGCCCCTTCGAGGTCGAGGACGCCCTCGTGGGCCACGACGCAGTGGCAGAGGCCGCGGCGGTCGCCAGCCCCCACGACGAGCGCGGGAACGTCGTCAAAGCCTACGTCGTCCTCGCCGACGACCGCGAGGGCGGCGACGAGTTGACCGACGAACTGCAAAACTACATGAAAGAGGAGACGGCCCCGTACAAGTACCCCCGCAGAATCGAGTACGTCGATGAACTCCCGACCACCTCCAGCGGGAAGATTCGACGCATCGAACTCCGGAAAGAGGAACGACAGAAATTCGGCGAGTAA
- a CDS encoding sensor histidine kinase — translation MTAERGPSRRAVAEWIPSLVSVLGAVLLAVYLAEQRFLYWPLDLTSRGFLVGFFVAMVFIAPVLGGGYWLARTDLPTKRYPRIGKWILGGSAFFLSINLPVMAVMTFDDFAFRVSWGRWATSIGAAGGLLVGYIEARAIQRELQAQRAAIRAEEAENQRQWFDYLNGLLRHEVLNTANVIVGYASLVLEDDDIDPATQTQLETIHRQGENMTKVIRDVQVLIETTSDIAHLEPVDLSSALDSELSQLRDTYDSVTVEATIPDGVTVRADELLPRIFSNLLRNAVEHNDGDPEVRVNVDEGDDTATVRVADNGPGIPDGERSTLFERGDNTGAKHGLGLYLVRTLVERYGGSAELTETGPEGSVFAVELPLSETPPEVGPGERPEVDGQRVSSPRDDSGRGDAPRADSPRGDTPRADGGHSTGSTK, via the coding sequence ATGACTGCGGAACGGGGCCCCTCCCGACGTGCGGTCGCGGAGTGGATACCCAGTCTCGTGAGCGTCCTCGGCGCGGTGCTGTTGGCCGTCTACCTCGCCGAACAGCGATTTCTCTACTGGCCGCTTGACCTCACTTCGAGGGGTTTTCTCGTCGGTTTCTTCGTGGCGATGGTGTTCATCGCCCCGGTGTTGGGTGGGGGCTACTGGCTCGCCCGGACCGACCTCCCGACCAAGCGGTACCCCCGAATCGGCAAGTGGATTCTGGGCGGTTCAGCCTTCTTCCTCTCGATAAACCTCCCGGTAATGGCGGTCATGACGTTCGACGACTTCGCCTTCCGAGTCTCGTGGGGTCGCTGGGCCACGAGCATCGGCGCGGCGGGCGGCCTGTTAGTCGGCTACATCGAGGCCCGCGCCATCCAGCGCGAACTCCAAGCCCAGCGCGCCGCGATTCGGGCCGAGGAGGCCGAGAATCAGCGCCAGTGGTTCGACTACCTGAACGGACTCCTCCGCCACGAGGTGCTGAACACCGCGAACGTCATCGTCGGGTACGCCTCGCTCGTGTTGGAGGACGACGACATCGACCCCGCCACCCAGACCCAACTGGAGACGATTCACCGGCAGGGCGAGAACATGACGAAGGTCATCCGGGACGTGCAGGTGCTGATAGAGACCACCTCCGACATCGCCCATCTCGAACCGGTAGACCTCTCGTCGGCGCTCGACAGCGAACTGAGCCAACTCAGAGACACCTACGATTCGGTGACTGTCGAGGCCACCATTCCCGACGGCGTGACCGTCCGGGCCGACGAACTCCTGCCCCGAATCTTCTCGAACCTCCTCCGGAACGCGGTCGAACACAACGACGGCGACCCGGAGGTCCGCGTCAACGTCGACGAGGGCGACGACACCGCCACGGTCCGGGTGGCCGACAACGGGCCGGGAATTCCGGACGGCGAGCGCTCGACGCTGTTCGAGCGCGGCGACAACACCGGCGCGAAGCACGGACTGGGCCTCTATCTCGTCCGGACCCTCGTGGAACGCTACGGCGGGTCGGCCGAACTGACCGAGACCGGTCCCGAGGGGAGCGTCTTCGCGGTCGAACTGCCACTGTCGGAGACTCCTCCCGAGGTCGGTCCGGGGGAGCGTCCCGAGGTCGATGGCCAGCGCGTGAGCAGTCCCCGCGACGACAGTGGCCGGGGCGACGCGCCCCGCGCGGACAGTCCTCGGGGCGACACCCCCCGAGCGGACGGCGGTCACTCCACCGGTTCCACGAAGTAG
- a CDS encoding asparaginase: MLPRVHVIATGGTIASTPDEEGASPSLDGADLLESVPDLSAHADLSVESVSQLPGFDMDFETMAEVAERASEAAESGGDAIVVTHGTDTMAETAYFLDLTCSLSVPVVVTGAQRRLDEPSSDAPANLLTAVRAGTHSRVDEGVFLAFDDELHAGRDVRKTHSHKLSAFSSPNDGPVATVTRDGLRFHREPESESVYLPVEGEDAPVEAPDARVEMVVSAAGVDGAQVERAVEANADGLVIAGTGLGNTTGELGETVRDAIESGVPIVLTSRCGAGSTGAVYGTAGGGKTLQDRGAIPGGDLAPWKARVKLALALDAVSDEDGDGAEKVTDYFVEPVE, encoded by the coding sequence ATGCTCCCGCGAGTTCACGTGATTGCGACAGGCGGCACCATCGCCAGCACGCCCGACGAGGAGGGCGCGTCTCCCAGTCTCGACGGCGCGGACCTCCTCGAATCGGTCCCGGACCTCTCGGCCCACGCCGACCTGAGCGTCGAATCGGTCTCCCAACTGCCGGGGTTCGACATGGACTTCGAGACGATGGCCGAAGTCGCAGAGCGCGCCAGCGAGGCCGCCGAATCCGGGGGCGACGCAATCGTCGTGACCCACGGCACGGACACGATGGCCGAGACGGCCTACTTTCTCGATTTGACCTGCTCGCTGTCCGTACCGGTGGTCGTCACGGGCGCACAGCGCCGACTGGACGAACCGAGTTCCGACGCGCCCGCCAACCTCCTCACAGCGGTCCGCGCGGGGACTCACTCCCGAGTCGATGAGGGCGTCTTCCTCGCGTTCGACGACGAACTCCACGCTGGCCGGGACGTGCGCAAGACCCACTCCCACAAGTTGAGCGCGTTCTCCTCGCCGAACGACGGCCCGGTCGCTACCGTGACCCGCGACGGCCTCCGATTCCACCGCGAACCCGAGAGCGAGTCGGTGTACCTCCCGGTCGAAGGCGAGGACGCTCCGGTCGAGGCCCCCGACGCTCGCGTCGAGATGGTCGTCTCGGCGGCGGGAGTTGACGGCGCGCAAGTCGAGCGCGCAGTCGAGGCGAACGCCGACGGTCTCGTAATCGCGGGCACCGGCCTCGGGAACACGACCGGCGAGTTGGGCGAGACCGTCCGAGATGCAATCGAGTCTGGCGTCCCGATTGTGCTGACCTCGCGGTGCGGTGCCGGTTCGACCGGCGCGGTCTACGGCACCGCGGGCGGCGGCAAGACCTTGCAGGACCGGGGCGCGATTCCCGGCGGCGACCTCGCGCCGTGGAAGGCCCGAGTGAAGTTGGCGCTGGCGCTGGACGCGGTGAGTGACGAAGACGGCGATGGCGCGGAGAAAGTCACCGACTACTTCGTGGAACCGGTGGAGTGA
- the yciH gene encoding stress response translation initiation inhibitor YciH: MGEDKDISDVSGLPDELGIDEDLGRAEQRLTIRTEERTYGKAVTIVEGFDQSDVDLGDLASMLKSQLATGGTVEDDRIELQGDHGERAADLLRDEGFEVEG, translated from the coding sequence ATGGGGGAAGACAAAGACATCAGCGACGTTTCGGGGCTTCCGGACGAACTCGGAATCGACGAGGACCTCGGGCGCGCCGAGCAGAGACTCACCATCCGGACCGAGGAGCGAACCTACGGCAAGGCAGTCACCATCGTAGAGGGGTTCGACCAGTCGGACGTGGACCTCGGGGACCTCGCCTCGATGCTCAAGAGCCAACTCGCCACGGGCGGCACCGTCGAGGACGACCGCATCGAACTACAGGGGGACCACGGCGAGCGCGCGGCCGACCTGCTCCGCGACGAGGGTTTCGAGGTCGAAGGGTAG
- a CDS encoding aldehyde ferredoxin oxidoreductase family protein, producing MLHGKGTLLTIDLTEREPREEDVDDVLESFVGGRGLATKLAHDRIPFDADPLGPENRLYFSSGPLQQSQMSFTGRMNATAISPLTDGIRSTNAGGFLSRNFVETGHIAVEIVGESDELLAVHVTDDGVEFEEVPELEGAEVSATSEYVEGVRDLGAEHLVTAGPAGENEVRYACVMTSDTRAFGRGGLGAVMGAKNLKTMSFDGDSAPEIEIPDVQMDVHRDAAQSDDSMKRQGTTGGTEFINDNFSLPTRYFTEFSFEDVEHIGGDAVEEKKYKRGTCSQCAFGCKLPTRDEETGLETEGPEFETVFSFGSNAGVGDIVDVMKSNELCDELGLDTISAGVTVSAYLKSEDEFGNAELVHELVEKIGRREGVGDLLAEGVDRCHDELGVENWTSKGLEFAAHDGRAINGQGLSYATSNSGADHMYSEILGAEYSGELDPEGLEGKAPFLVESENSAAFKDSGVLCAFSSDYATEERIEELFGADWDELLEIGGRIVELERHFNNQRGFDRSDDDLPYDLPDFEQALDEYYAERGWNQDGTVPESRISGDESAASAD from the coding sequence ATGCTTCACGGAAAGGGAACCCTGCTGACCATCGACCTGACCGAACGCGAGCCCCGCGAGGAGGACGTAGACGACGTGCTGGAATCGTTCGTCGGCGGCCGAGGACTCGCCACCAAGTTGGCCCACGACCGGATTCCCTTCGACGCCGACCCGCTCGGGCCGGAGAATCGGCTCTACTTCTCGTCGGGACCGCTCCAGCAGTCCCAGATGAGTTTCACGGGCCGGATGAACGCCACCGCGATTTCCCCGCTCACGGACGGGATTCGCTCGACCAACGCGGGCGGGTTCCTCTCGCGGAACTTCGTGGAGACGGGCCACATCGCGGTCGAAATCGTCGGCGAGAGCGACGAATTGCTGGCGGTTCACGTGACCGACGACGGGGTGGAGTTCGAGGAGGTCCCCGAACTCGAAGGGGCCGAAGTCTCGGCGACCAGCGAGTACGTCGAGGGCGTGCGCGATTTGGGGGCCGAACACCTCGTGACCGCCGGCCCGGCGGGCGAGAACGAGGTCCGGTACGCCTGCGTCATGACCTCTGACACGCGGGCGTTCGGCCGGGGCGGCCTCGGCGCGGTGATGGGCGCGAAGAACCTGAAGACGATGAGTTTCGACGGCGACTCCGCGCCAGAAATCGAGATTCCCGACGTGCAGATGGATGTCCACCGGGACGCCGCCCAGAGCGACGACTCGATGAAGCGACAGGGCACCACCGGCGGCACCGAGTTCATCAACGACAACTTCTCGCTCCCGACCCGGTACTTCACCGAGTTCTCCTTCGAGGACGTGGAACACATCGGCGGCGATGCGGTCGAGGAGAAAAAGTACAAGCGCGGCACCTGCTCGCAGTGCGCCTTCGGGTGCAAGTTGCCGACGAGAGACGAGGAGACCGGCTTGGAGACGGAGGGACCGGAGTTCGAGACGGTCTTCTCGTTCGGGTCCAACGCGGGCGTCGGCGACATCGTGGACGTGATGAAGTCCAACGAGTTGTGCGACGAGTTGGGCCTCGACACCATCTCGGCCGGCGTCACCGTCTCGGCGTACCTCAAGAGCGAAGACGAGTTCGGCAACGCCGAGTTGGTCCACGAACTGGTCGAGAAAATCGGCCGGAGAGAGGGCGTCGGCGACCTGCTCGCGGAGGGCGTGGACCGGTGCCACGACGAGTTGGGCGTCGAAAACTGGACCTCGAAGGGCCTCGAATTCGCGGCCCACGACGGCCGGGCCATCAACGGACAGGGCCTCTCCTACGCGACTTCGAACAGCGGGGCCGACCACATGTACTCGGAGATTCTGGGCGCGGAGTACTCGGGCGAACTCGACCCGGAAGGCTTGGAGGGCAAGGCTCCCTTCCTCGTGGAATCCGAGAACTCGGCGGCGTTCAAGGACAGCGGGGTCCTCTGTGCGTTCTCCAGCGACTACGCCACCGAGGAGCGCATCGAAGAACTGTTCGGCGCGGACTGGGACGAACTCCTCGAAATCGGCGGTCGCATCGTGGAACTGGAACGCCACTTCAACAACCAGCGCGGGTTCGACCGGAGCGACGACGACCTGCCCTACGACCTGCCGGACTTCGAGCAGGCGTTAGACGAGTACTACGCGGAGCGCGGGTGGAATCAGGACGGCACCGTGCCCGAGAGTCGGATTTCGGGCGACGAGAGCGCGGCGAGCGCGGACTGA
- a CDS encoding ubiquitin-like small modifier protein 1: MSARNNPKDPISVELTFYATFREEVGQKSLTRELPAEATLADAIADVAEDHPSLESKLLADDGEIATSVRALKNGRERAEAETVLEDGDDVSFVNPIHGG, from the coding sequence ATGTCAGCGCGGAACAACCCCAAAGACCCCATTTCCGTCGAACTCACGTTCTACGCCACTTTCCGCGAGGAGGTCGGCCAGAAATCCCTCACGCGCGAACTCCCCGCCGAAGCCACCCTCGCGGACGCAATCGCTGATGTCGCCGAGGACCACCCGTCCCTCGAAAGCAAACTCCTCGCCGACGACGGGGAAATCGCCACCAGCGTTCGGGCGCTCAAGAACGGCCGGGAGCGCGCCGAGGCCGAAACGGTCCTCGAAGACGGCGACGACGTGAGTTTCGTGAACCCCATCCACGGCGGTTGA